Genomic window (Enterobacteriaceae bacterium 4M9):
TTATCCAGGGTGTGATACCACCACACGAGCGCCCGAACCTGCCGCTGTTGCGCCAGCTTGGCTGGCAGGGGAGCGATGCAGAGATTCTGAGTGCGGTGTACCACCAGGCGCCCGGGCTTTTAGAAGCGGTTAGCTCGGCTTCTGCAATGTGGGTAGCAAATGCCGCAACGGTAGCGCCATCGGCAGACACGCTTGACGGTCGCGTGCATCTGACGGTTGCAAACCTGAACAGCAAGTTTCATCGCGCAAGTGAGGCACTGACGACAGAACGTATTCTGCGGGCTATTTTTCGTGATGATAAACACTTCGGTGTACATCGCGCGCTGCCTCAGACGGCGTGGTTTGCCGACGAAGGTGCGGCTAATCACAGCCGGTTTTGCAGCGACTACGGCGATGCCGGGTTGCACCTTTTTATTTATGGCCGTGAGCAGGCGGTGGAAGGTGTGACGCGTTATCCCGCGCGTCAAACGCTGGAGGCCAGTCAGGCGGTTGCGCGCCTCAATCAACTGCCGCCAGAGCGCACGCTGTTTGCGCGCCAGAACCCGGCGGTGATTGATGCCGGTGTGTTTCATAACGATGTGATTGCCGTTGCGAATCGTCAGCTGTTGTTCTGTCACGAACAGGCTTTTCTTGATACCGCTGGACTGTTTGCGCACCTGCGGGAGAAGGTGCCAGGTTTTACGCTCATTGAAGTCCCTGAGCGTGCGGTTTCGGTGGCCGATGCCGTGCAGACCTATCTTTTTAACAGTCAGCTACTGAGCAAACCCGGTGGGGAAATGACGTTGCTGTTGCCGCACGAAGCCCGCAGCCACAGCGGCGTCTGGCGCTGGCTTAATAGCCTGCCAGGCGCAGACAACCCGATTTCAGCGTTAGAAGTCTTTGATCTTCGGGAAAGCATGGCCAACGGCGGCGGGCCAGCCTGCCTGCGCCTGCGCGTGGTACTGACGCAGTCAGAAATGCAGGCGCTCAATCCCGCGGTGCTGATGAACGACGCGCTTTTTGCCACGCTCAACGACTGGGTGGCGCGTTGGTATCGCGACAGGCTCACGGCAGACGATCTGCGCGACCCACAGTTGCTGGAAGAAAGCCGTGGCGCGCTCGATGAGTTAACGCAAATCCTGCAACTCGGCTCGCTGTATCCGTTCCAGCGGGAGGGCGCGTGAGAAACTTTTTACAGCAAACGCTGGCGGGTGAAATGCCTGCCAGCAGGAGCGGCGAGTGTGCCGGACTGCGCTGGTGCTGGCTGGATAACGGTGTATTGTCTGTCGCGCCCCAGGAGCCGGTTTGCGGTGCGCTGGTGCTCAGCGCAGGTATTCATGGTAACGAAACCGCGCCCGTGGAGATGCTGTCTGCGCTCCTTGAGGCACTGGCCCAGGGCGAGATCCCGCTGCGCTGGCGACTGCTGGTGGTACTGGGTAACCCGACAGCCCTGCGCGGCGACTGCCGCTATGTGGCGAACGACATGAACCGGCTGTTTAGCGGGCGCTGGCGCGGTGTGGCGGACAACGCTGAAACGCAGCGAGCTGCGCACCTGGAACAGACGTTGTTAAGGTTTTTTGATGCAGGGCAGGAGACACGGCGCTGGCATCTGGATATGCATACGGCGCTGCGTGAGTCGTACTACCCGCGCTTTGGCGTGTTGCCTGCGCGGGAAGGAGAGTGGGACAGCGATTTTTTGCGCTGGCTGGGTGATGCCGGGTTACAGGCGCTGGTGTTTCACAAGGCAGCTGGCGGCACGTTTACTCACTTCAGCAGCGAGCAGGCTGGTGCGCTCAGTTGTACGCTGGAGCTGGGTAAGGCACGGGCATTTGGGCATAACGATTTATCACAGTTTGCTATTACCGCTGAGGCGCTGCGCGCGCTGCTTAGCGACAGGCCTGCCGCGAGCGCACCGCCACCGCGTCGCTATCAGGTGGTACAACAGTTGACGAAGGTAAGTAATGACTTTGTGTTGCATATGTCAGCACAGGTGCGCAATTTCACTGCTTTCCCACGCGGTGCGCTGCTGGCGCAGGACGCAGAGATACGTTACGAGGTACAGCACCCATGTGAGTATGTGCTGTTCCCCAATGCATCGGTAGCAACAGGGTTACGGGCGGGGTTGATGTTAATCGAGATGTAAATTGTCGCCGTCAGTTGTTGGCGCTGACACGGCTATTTCCCAGTCACTTTGCCCTGCCATAGATCTATTTTGCTTCCTGCGGATGTTTATTCGGATAATTCCAGGTGTGCGACTTTATTTTATTCTGCTGCTGTTATAATATTTCTCCATAATTTCTTGTTAATCAGCCAGATATTAATTTAATTTTCAAACCTTCTTTATCTCTTCTTATTTTCTCCATAATTGCTGGTTTTTTGTTTTTTATGCTTTCATTGTTTTACTGCGGCTATAATTACTTGACTCCTGGCCCCGTAAACTCATTTCCGTCAACGCGATGAACTGACTCGCGGATTAACTGAAAAAGGATAAGATACTATGCGTAAATTAACTGCACTTGTCGTCGCTTCCACTCTGGCTCTGGGCGCCGCGAACCTGGCTCACGCGGCTGACACGACCGCACCGGTGAAAGAAGATGCCGCCAAAGCCCATCCGCATAAAGGTCCACGTGGCCCGCAGATGATGATGATGTTTAAAAATCTGAACCTGACCGATGCACAGAAGCAGCAGGTGCGCGATATCATGAAGGCCGAGCGCGAGAAGATGCCGCGTCCGTCTCTGGATGACCGCAAAGCCATGCAGGATGTGATTGCCAGCGACAGCTTTGACAGCGCAAAAGCGCAGGCGCTGGTTGAGAAAGGTGCCGCAGACCATAAAGCCCGCATGCTTTCCATGATGGAAACCCAGAACAAAATTTACAACATCCTGACCCCGGAACAGAAAAAGCAGTACGTGGCGAACATGGAAAAACAACCTAAAGAGCCGCGTGGCCCAGGTATGAAACAGCCTGCTGCTGAATAATGTCTGACTCAGGCCAGGCCTGAACCGGTAACGCTATTCAAGACCGCCGTTCATGCTCACACTGCGCTATACAGTGAGCATGACCGGCGGTTTTCTTTTGTGCGATTGATGGCGCAGCCTGTGCTGAAAAGGCCTTTATCCGTAGCGGCGAATGGCAAGCCAGCACAAAAGTGAGCCTGCGACCACCATCATCACCCCCTGCCAGAACGACCAGCCCGGCGTTAACCCCAGCCACAGGCTGGCGATGAGTGCGGAGAAAACGGGCGTGAAATAAGAGGCGGTTGCCAGTAGCGTCATGTTGCCATGCTGAATACCGTGGTTCCAGGCGGTGTAGGCAAGCGCGGTAGAGCCACCCATAAAGAGAAGCTGCAGCAGCGACGGTAACGTGAAGTGCAGCGGGGCGGTGTCGGCCAGTGCGAATTTCCCCCACAGCACCAGCGCCGTGGCGCAAAAAAACAGCGGCACGGCATTCTTGCCGCCGCCCCAGCGTTTTGTCAGATTGCAGTACAGCGCCCAGATTACTGCCGCAAAGAAGGCCAGTCCGTAAGCCAGAGGATTACTCAGAATGTTGCCCCACATCTGCATCAGCGACCAGCTGCCGTCGCCGCGCAGCACCTGCATCACGCCACCAAGCGCAAGCAGCAGGCCCGGCCACAGCCACCATGCCGCACGCTGCCCGTTAATCACCGTTGCCAGCGCCACAGTCAGGCACGGCCATAAATAGTTAATCATGCCAAGCTCCAGCGACTGGGCGCGATCGTGCGCCAGCCCGATGCACAGTGCGAGGCAGATTTCATAGCTGACAAACAGTGTCCCGCCGATAAGCAGGTAGCGGCGCGGCAGCGAGGCCGGACGTGGCAGGCCCTGCGTCAGGCATAACAGAATGGCGCTGAACGTGTAAATGAGCGCCGGGCTACCCAGCGGCCCGAAATACTCCGACAGGCTTCGAAACAGGCCCACGGAGGTACTCCACAAAAGAATGGCGACCAGCCCGAGCAGAGTGGCACGCGAGGTTGTTGAGTG
Coding sequences:
- the astE gene encoding succinylglutamate desuccinylase, which produces MRNFLQQTLAGEMPASRSGECAGLRWCWLDNGVLSVAPQEPVCGALVLSAGIHGNETAPVEMLSALLEALAQGEIPLRWRLLVVLGNPTALRGDCRYVANDMNRLFSGRWRGVADNAETQRAAHLEQTLLRFFDAGQETRRWHLDMHTALRESYYPRFGVLPAREGEWDSDFLRWLGDAGLQALVFHKAAGGTFTHFSSEQAGALSCTLELGKARAFGHNDLSQFAITAEALRALLSDRPAASAPPPRRYQVVQQLTKVSNDFVLHMSAQVRNFTAFPRGALLAQDAEIRYEVQHPCEYVLFPNASVATGLRAGLMLIEM
- a CDS encoding drug/metabolite DMT transporter permease; amino-acid sequence: MHSTTSRATLLGLVAILLWSTSVGLFRSLSEYFGPLGSPALIYTFSAILLCLTQGLPRPASLPRRYLLIGGTLFVSYEICLALCIGLAHDRAQSLELGMINYLWPCLTVALATVINGQRAAWWLWPGLLLALGGVMQVLRGDGSWSLMQMWGNILSNPLAYGLAFFAAVIWALYCNLTKRWGGGKNAVPLFFCATALVLWGKFALADTAPLHFTLPSLLQLLFMGGSTALAYTAWNHGIQHGNMTLLATASYFTPVFSALIASLWLGLTPGWSFWQGVMMVVAGSLLCWLAIRRYG
- the astB gene encoding N-succinylarginine dihydrolase, which codes for MNAREANFDGLPGPTHHYAGLSFGNEASMRHRHRVSNPALAARQGLQKMKALADAGFIQGVIPPHERPNLPLLRQLGWQGSDAEILSAVYHQAPGLLEAVSSASAMWVANAATVAPSADTLDGRVHLTVANLNSKFHRASEALTTERILRAIFRDDKHFGVHRALPQTAWFADEGAANHSRFCSDYGDAGLHLFIYGREQAVEGVTRYPARQTLEASQAVARLNQLPPERTLFARQNPAVIDAGVFHNDVIAVANRQLLFCHEQAFLDTAGLFAHLREKVPGFTLIEVPERAVSVADAVQTYLFNSQLLSKPGGEMTLLLPHEARSHSGVWRWLNSLPGADNPISALEVFDLRESMANGGGPACLRLRVVLTQSEMQALNPAVLMNDALFATLNDWVARWYRDRLTADDLRDPQLLEESRGALDELTQILQLGSLYPFQREGA
- the spy gene encoding ATP-independent periplasmic protein-refolding chaperone yields the protein MRKLTALVVASTLALGAANLAHAADTTAPVKEDAAKAHPHKGPRGPQMMMMFKNLNLTDAQKQQVRDIMKAEREKMPRPSLDDRKAMQDVIASDSFDSAKAQALVEKGAADHKARMLSMMETQNKIYNILTPEQKKQYVANMEKQPKEPRGPGMKQPAAE